A window of Ranitomeya variabilis isolate aRanVar5 chromosome 2, aRanVar5.hap1, whole genome shotgun sequence contains these coding sequences:
- the LOC143807850 gene encoding protein NYNRIN-like, whose protein sequence is MYEPDGTVKLTAGVPESALCTVLACLHVTDSLSPPEADESLAQVPDVLWAKSKTDIGHMPVPPVMINLKPGAQPPQVRQYPLSSAQEEAIGKNITDLIASGAIKPTKSVANTPLFPVKKKGRKGEPVTYRMVHDLRAINAVTELLTPVVPNPHTIMSQIPITSACFTCIDLANAYFSVPLHQDCQYLFAFTFRGQQYTWMVLPQGAHNSPTLYTAALQLVLQDWIVPHAEVVLLQYVDDLLLCAPNRDVCCEATISLLLHLASKGCKASREKLQFCQLKVVFLGHCISQGARHLTEDRKKAIQLLTPPTGVQHLRTFLGLASYCRPWIRSASILMQPLYDCLPTQPFLLSQEALDSFYSLKLAIVSAPALGTPDYAKLFLLYCTEMQGHATGVLAQKHGQQNRPVAYYSARLDPVARGAPSCVRAVAAVSLLLDKASEIVLDYQVTVYTPHDLHSILSQVQPKHIAVARHLRLQCALLMPPNVTLKRCMTLNPATLIPIDVVDSKGGEKEIGQGKPLFLQNLTEEELFDAYHEHDCIALMAQETAGFSHVSDVPLTNPDVELFVDGSRSIGEDGRFYTGYAVVTQHEVVKAEPLPPHMSAQEAELTALIEALKGAEGKRYTIYTDSRYGFGVAHDYGPIWRARDFLTSTGTPIKHGHLIKQLMDALLLPKEVAIVKVKAHTRLATNEARGNDKADRAAKEAARKPRRHETPAATPLIMVSTECNQLDLSILQALTRQATGEEKKVWSKAGAQEHGGLWKVGQRVCLPRSLYPAMAQAAHGPTHLSKNGMCALVEKQWVAPGFTMVATRFTQACLTCAQHNPGSVVKVPQKHTPKPLYPFQRLQIDFIQLPKVGTYEYCLVCVDLFSGWPEAFPMPKATARATAKKLMSEVFCRFGLPETIESDRGTHFTGETQRAEREPTLYSLEIGWWSKDTQGSLWSRGLTDPSKSSSPQPHQ, encoded by the exons ATGTACGAACCTGACGGTACTGTTAAGTTGACAGCTGGGGTCCCGGAATCCGCACTGTGTACAGTGCTAGCGTGCCTGCATGTGACAGACTCCCTCTCCCCTCCTGAAGCAGACGAATCACTGGCACAGGTCCCAGACGTGCTGTGGGCAAAGTCCAAGACTGATATCGGACATATGCCTGTTCCTCCGGTAATGATTAACTTGAAGCCAGGGGCGCAGCCTCCGCAAGTTAGGCAGTATCCTCTAAGTTCTGCTCAGGAAGAAGCAATAGGGAAGAATATCACAGATCTAATTGCTTCTGGGGCCATAAAACCTACAAAGTCTGTAGCAAACACCCCCTTATTCCCAGTAAAGAAAAAGGGTAGAAAAGGGGAGCCGGTCACCtacagaatggtccatgaccttagAGCCATAAATGCAGTCACTGAATTGCTTACACCAGTGGTACCGAACCCGCACACCATCATGTCACAAATCCCGATAACTtcagcttgtttcacctgcattgacCTTGCAAATGCTTACTTTTCTGTGCCTTTACATCAGGACTGTCAAtatctttttgctttcactttcaggggCCAGCAGTATACTTGGATGGTGCTACCGCAGGGGGCTCACAACTCTCCAACCTTGTATACGGCTGCTTTGCAACTTGTTTTGCAGGATTGGATCGTTCCACATGCTGAGGTCGTCTTactccagtatgtggatgaccttctCCTTTGTGCCCCAAACAGAGATGTATGCTGTGAAGCTACAATCTCACTGCTTCTGCACCTTGCTTCCAAAGGGTGTAAAGCTTCGAGAGAAAAGCTCCAGTTTTGTCAGTTAAAGGTTGTATTTCTGGGACATTGCATATCACAGGGAGCACGCCACCTAACTGAGGACAGGAAAAAGGCAATCCAACTGTTGACGCCTCCCACAGGTGTCCAACATCTCCGCACCTTTTTGGGTCTGGCATCATATTGTAGGCCTTGGATTCGCTCTGCATCCATTCTCATGCAGCCACTCTATGATTGTCTGCCCACACAGCCTTTTCTCCTCAGTCAGGAAGCCTTAGACAGTTTCTACTCACTCAAACTAGCAATTGTCTCTGCTCCAGCCCTAGGCACCCCAGATTATGCGAAACTTTTTCTTTTGTACTGCACAGAAATGcagggacatgctacaggtgtcctAGCTCAGAAACATGGCCAGCAGAACAGGCCTGTTGCATACTACTCTGCCCGGTTAGATCCTGTTGCTAGAGGAGCCCCATCATGTGTTCGAGCAGTAGCGGCAGTCTCACTTCTGCTAGACAAGGCATCAGAGATTGTGCTTGACTATCAAGTCACTGTCTACACTCCACATGATCTACACAGCATACTCAGCCAGGTCCAACCTAAGCACATTGCTGTAGCCAGACACCTCAGACTACAATGTGCACTCCTAATGCCTCCCAATGTCACCTTAAAAAGATGCATGACTTTGAACCCAGCTACTCTCATTCCAATTGATGTAGTGGATTCAAAAGGGGGGGAAAAGGAGATAGGccaaggaaaaccactgtttttgcaaaatttgaCAGAAGAAGAGCTATTTGATGCATACCATGAGCATGACTGTATAGCCCTTATGGCTCAAGAAACTGCAGGGTTTTCACATGTTTCTGATGTACCTCTCACtaatccagatgttgagctttttgtagatggttcaAGGAGCATCGGTGAGGATGGCCGGTTCTACACTGGGTATGCAGTGGTCACACAGCATGAGGTAGTaaaagctgaaccactccctcctcatatgTCGGCGCAGGAGGCGGAGCTGACGGCACTCATTGAAGCGCTTAAAGGGGCTGAAGGTAAACGCTACACCATTTACACAGACTCCAGGTACGGTTTTGGAGTCGCACATGACTACGGCCCCATATGGAGGGCAAGAGACTTTCTTACATCAACAGGTACTCCTATTAAGCATGGGCACCTCATCAAGCAGCTAATGGATGCACTACTACTTCCAAAGGAGGTTGCCATAGTTAAGGTAAAGGCACACACCAGGCTTGCGACCAACGAAGCACGAGGCAACGACAAAGCAGACAGAGCAGCCAAGGAAGCTGCAAGGAAACCACGGCGACACGAGACCCCTGCGGCCACCCCACTGATCATGGTAAGCACTGAGTGTAACCAGTTGGACTTGAGTATCTTACAGGCTCTGACTCGGCAAGCAACCGGGGAAGAGAAAAAGGTCTGGTCGAAGGCTGGAGCTCAGGAGCACGGAGGTTTGTGGAAGGTGGGACAGCGGGTGTGTCTGCCAAGATCTCTGTATCCTGCAATGGCCCAAGCGGCCCACGGTCCAACGCACCTGTCTAAGAACGGCATGTGTGCTCTGGTGGAGAAGCAATGGGTCGCACCTGGTTTCACAATGGTTGCTACTAGGTTTACACAGGCATGTCTCACATGTGCACAACACAATCCAGGCAGTGTAGTGAAAGTACCACAAAAACACACACCTAAGCCCCTCTACCCGTTTCAACGACTGCAGATTGACTTCATACAGCTTCCCAAGGTAGGAACGTATGAATATTGTCTTGTGTGTGTTGACCTCTTCTCAGGGTGGCCGGAAGCTTTCCCGATGCCAAAAGCTACTGCACGAGCCACTGCAAAGAAATTGATGTCAGAAGTCTTCTGTAGATTCGGACTGCCTGAAACCATagaatctgacagaggtacccacttCACTGGAGAG ACCCAGAGAGCCGAGAGGGAACCCACTCTCTACAGCCTGGAGATTGGGTGGTGGTCAAAAGACACACAAGGAAGCCTCTGGAgccgaggtttgacggacccttccaagtcctcctCACCACAGCCACATCAGTGA